Proteins from one Neodiprion fabricii isolate iyNeoFabr1 chromosome 5, iyNeoFabr1.1, whole genome shotgun sequence genomic window:
- the LOC124182208 gene encoding major facilitator superfamily domain-containing protein 12-like isoform X1 codes for MDISGERIPLVEGKMSRTVRVSYALGHVFNDLAAAMWFSYTLLYLQRIVLFEPVTAGAMLLLGQIVDALMTPVFGILVDRYGSKKAWHVLGSVLVSLSFPVIFGTFLDVRNPSATFVYVASISVFQTGWAAVQISHLSMIPALARSQLARTDLTAIRYSAQVGAAVTVFVVTWIILPTQGDSVVQVTINDAYKFRNIVIICTVIGVTASVCFHVFLKARHLEDGCIPQSLQSDKNGDRSPLRNASLASRRYWSGTTLLLRVALLYVASRLFITLAMVYLPLYIEESAVGGKEALATVPLASYLASFVAALCLKHMNRSCGTKACYLIGALIGILASLIIEFAGSSTGVVYLVAVLIGSGSSITMVTSLSVTAELIGPRTERSALVYSVVTFLDKVVTGLVVILIEKLYCQDYFKLWSVEIHIAFLLDTSHMITMFCDEILLGRLQIMVCEMLGQGFVPQLLPGHLVSRLCSLDAPGTSRVSVCREMSDLTAKLPSNYAQPLRVSPLRYYRIQHQLPGQVLCVKSLPGNQLLDDNCNCTPNLLLEN; via the exons ATGGACATCAGCGGGGAGCGGATACCTTTGGTGGAGGGAAAGATGTCGAGGACAGTCAGGGTGTCTTACGCCCTCGGTCACGTATTCAATGACCTGGCAGCCGCGATGTGGTTCTCATACACGCTCCTCTATCTCCAGAGGATAGTTCTTTTCGAGCCGGTAACTGCGGGCGCGATGCTTTTGCTGG GGCAAATCGTGGACGCACTTATGACACCGGTCTTCGGCATCCTGGTAGATCGCTATGGCAGTAAAAAAGCTTGGCACGTGTTGGGCTCGGTCTTGGTCAGCCTGAGCTTCCCCGTGATCTTCGGGACGTTCTTGGACGTAAGAAATCCATCCGCGACCTTCGTCTACGTTGCCAGTATATCCGTATTTCAAACCGGATGGGCGGCCGTTCAGATATCGCACCTTTCGATGATCCCTGCTCTTGCCAGATCTCAGCTGGCCAGAACCGATCTAACAGCAATAAG ATACTCGGCCCAGGTTGGCGCGGCTGTAACAGTCTTCGTGGTGACCTGGATAATACTTCCAACCCAGGGTGACTCGGTTGTCCAGGTGACGATAAACGACGCGTACAAATTCCGG AACATCGTGATAATCTGCACTGTGATCGGAGTGACGGCGAGTGTCTGCTTCCACGTCTTCCTCAAGGCGAGACACCTGGAGGACGGCTGCATCCCGCAGAGTCTGCAGAGCGACAAGAACGGCGATCGATCACCGCTGAGGAACGCGTCCTTGGCTAGTCGCAGGTACTGGTCAGGAACTACCCTCCTTTTAAGGGTGGCCCTCCTCTACGTCGCGAGCCGGCTCTTCATCACCCTCGCGATGGTCTACCTGCCACTTTACATCGAGGAGTCCGCCGTTGGTGGAAAAGAAGCTCTGGCCACCGTTCCATTGGCTTCATATCTCGCCTCCTTCGTCGCGGCGCTTTGCCTCAAGCACATGAACAGGTCCTGCGGCACTAAG GCCTGTTATCTCATCGGAGCACTGATCGGTATCCTGGCCTCCCTGATCATAGAATTCGCCGGAAGCAGCACGGGGGTCGTTTACCTTGTGGCCGTTTTGATTGGGAGCGGAAGTTCCATCACCATGGTCACGTCTCTCAGCGTGACCGCTGAACTGATTGGACCACGAACGGAACGCAGTGCTCTTGTCTACTCGGTAGTGACGTTCTTGGACAAAGTGGTCACTGGGCTGGTGGTGATACTCATCGAGAAATT ATACTGTCaagattatttcaaattatggTCTGTGGAAATCCACATTGCATTTTTACTGGATACCTCCCACATGATTACGATGTTTTGTGATGAAATACTGTTAGGACGACTCCAAATTATGGTCTGT GAGATGCTTGGACAAGGGTTTGTGCCCCAGCTACTACCGGGACACCTTGTCAGTCGTTTGTGCAGCCTCGATGCTCCTGGGACTTCTCGCGTTAGCGTCTGTCGCGAGATGTCTGACTTGACGGCCAAGCTTCCTTCCAATTATGCACAACCCCTGAGAGTCAGCCCTCTGCGTTATTACCGAATTCAGCACCAATTACCTGGCCAAGTCCTCTGTGTCAAAAGCCTGCCAGGGAATCAACTACTCGACGACAATTGCAACTGCACCCCGAATTTATTATTAGAAAATTGA
- the LOC124182208 gene encoding major facilitator superfamily domain-containing protein 12-like isoform X2: protein MDISGERIPLVEGKMSRTVRVSYALGHVFNDLAAAMWFSYTLLYLQRIVLFEPVTAGAMLLLGQIVDALMTPVFGILVDRYGSKKAWHVLGSVLVSLSFPVIFGTFLDVRNPSATFVYVASISVFQTGWAAVQISHLSMIPALARSQLARTDLTAIRYSAQVGAAVTVFVVTWIILPTQGDSVVQVTINDAYKFRNIVIICTVIGVTASVCFHVFLKARHLEDGCIPQSLQSDKNGDRSPLRNASLASRRYWSGTTLLLRVALLYVASRLFITLAMVYLPLYIEESAVGGKEALATVPLASYLASFVAALCLKHMNRSCGTKACYLIGALIGILASLIIEFAGSSTGVVYLVAVLIGSGSSITMVTSLSVTAELIGPRTERSALVYSVVTFLDKVVTGLVVILIEKLRCLDKGLCPSYYRDTLSVVCAASMLLGLLALASVARCLT, encoded by the exons ATGGACATCAGCGGGGAGCGGATACCTTTGGTGGAGGGAAAGATGTCGAGGACAGTCAGGGTGTCTTACGCCCTCGGTCACGTATTCAATGACCTGGCAGCCGCGATGTGGTTCTCATACACGCTCCTCTATCTCCAGAGGATAGTTCTTTTCGAGCCGGTAACTGCGGGCGCGATGCTTTTGCTGG GGCAAATCGTGGACGCACTTATGACACCGGTCTTCGGCATCCTGGTAGATCGCTATGGCAGTAAAAAAGCTTGGCACGTGTTGGGCTCGGTCTTGGTCAGCCTGAGCTTCCCCGTGATCTTCGGGACGTTCTTGGACGTAAGAAATCCATCCGCGACCTTCGTCTACGTTGCCAGTATATCCGTATTTCAAACCGGATGGGCGGCCGTTCAGATATCGCACCTTTCGATGATCCCTGCTCTTGCCAGATCTCAGCTGGCCAGAACCGATCTAACAGCAATAAG ATACTCGGCCCAGGTTGGCGCGGCTGTAACAGTCTTCGTGGTGACCTGGATAATACTTCCAACCCAGGGTGACTCGGTTGTCCAGGTGACGATAAACGACGCGTACAAATTCCGG AACATCGTGATAATCTGCACTGTGATCGGAGTGACGGCGAGTGTCTGCTTCCACGTCTTCCTCAAGGCGAGACACCTGGAGGACGGCTGCATCCCGCAGAGTCTGCAGAGCGACAAGAACGGCGATCGATCACCGCTGAGGAACGCGTCCTTGGCTAGTCGCAGGTACTGGTCAGGAACTACCCTCCTTTTAAGGGTGGCCCTCCTCTACGTCGCGAGCCGGCTCTTCATCACCCTCGCGATGGTCTACCTGCCACTTTACATCGAGGAGTCCGCCGTTGGTGGAAAAGAAGCTCTGGCCACCGTTCCATTGGCTTCATATCTCGCCTCCTTCGTCGCGGCGCTTTGCCTCAAGCACATGAACAGGTCCTGCGGCACTAAG GCCTGTTATCTCATCGGAGCACTGATCGGTATCCTGGCCTCCCTGATCATAGAATTCGCCGGAAGCAGCACGGGGGTCGTTTACCTTGTGGCCGTTTTGATTGGGAGCGGAAGTTCCATCACCATGGTCACGTCTCTCAGCGTGACCGCTGAACTGATTGGACCACGAACGGAACGCAGTGCTCTTGTCTACTCGGTAGTGACGTTCTTGGACAAAGTGGTCACTGGGCTGGTGGTGATACTCATCGAGAAATT GAGATGCTTGGACAAGGGTTTGTGCCCCAGCTACTACCGGGACACCTTGTCAGTCGTTTGTGCAGCCTCGATGCTCCTGGGACTTCTCGCGTTAGCGTCTGTCGCGAGATGTCTGACTTGA
- the LOC124182209 gene encoding tryptophan-rich protein TspO-like, translating to MGESKPHKIWLLIVAIILPNAGGWVGAALWQDKDWFENEVVQPSWRPPNWLFPVAWTIIYTLMGIASYYVWKESPSKEKLYLPLGVYCLQLIFNWFWTPLFFIWHLILVSLIDIVILWVLIVVMIYLFFRVSKKSALMLAPYIIWVTIATALNANYYHLNKDL from the exons ATGGGCGAGTCGAAGCCGCACAAAATTTGGCTGCTCATAGTTGCCATTATCTTGCCAAACGCTGGCGGATGGGTCGGAGCTGCTCTATGGCAAGACAAGGACTGGTTCGAG AACGAGGTTGTGCAACCGTCATGGAGGCCACCAAACTGGCTTTTCCCAGTCGCTTGGACGATAATTTACACATTGATGGGCATCGCTTCTTACTATGTATGGAAAGAATCGCCGAGTAAGGAGAAGCTTTACCTTCCGCTCGGAGTTTACTGTCTACAACTGATCTTCAACTGGTTCTGGACGCCGTTATTTTTCATCTGGCATCTCATCCTCGTG TCGCTGATCGACATCGTGATCCTGTGGGTGCTGATCGTTGTCATGATCTACCTGTTCTTCAGGGTTTCAAAGAAGTCAGCGTTAATGCTGGCCCCGTACATCATTTGGGTAACGATCGCGACTGCTCTGAACGCGAACTATTATCACCTTAACAAGGATCTCTAA
- the LOC124182211 gene encoding tryptophan-rich sensory protein-like, with protein MGEKKPDNIWIFLFAVVLPNAGGLVGASLWQDRDWFENEVTHPSWRPPNWLFPVAWTLIYSLMGIGSYYVWKHGEGKNLWIALGVYCVQLILNWFWTPFFFVWHLLLWSLVVIVVLWVLIALTIYVFYRVNVKAACFLIPYIAWVTVATGLNSHYYHLNKDL; from the exons ATGGGCGAAAAGAAACCGGACAACATTTGGATATTCCTCTTTGCCGTTGTGCTACCAAATGCCGGCGGATTGGTTGGAGCCTCTCTCTGGCAGGACAGAGATTGGTTTGAG AACGAAGTAACGCACCCGTCATGGAGGCCACCAAACTGGCTTTTCCCAGTCGCTTGGACGTTGATATACTCTCTAATGGGGATCGGATCGTACTACGTCTGGAAGCATGGCGAGGGTAAAAACCTCTGGATCGCGCTCGGAGTTTACTGCGTTCAGCTGATCCTCAACTGGTTCTGGACGCCGTTCTTCTTCGTCTGGCATCTTTTGCTCTGG TCGCTGGTCGTGATCGTGGTCCTGTGGGTGCTGATCGCCCTTACGATCTACGTGTTCTACAGGGTGAACGTAAAAGCGGCGTGCTTCCTGATTCCCTACATCGCCTGGGTTACAGTTGCTACCGGTCTCAACTCTCATTATTATCACCTCAATAAGGACctctga
- the LOC124182210 gene encoding protein CrtK-like, giving the protein MEEKRADNVWIFLAAIVVPNLGGWVGFSFWTENEQFENRIGHPSWRFPNWIFPIVWTVMYTLMGIASYYVWKEGQDRKKLWIPFAAYTCQLIVNWFWTPLFFIWVLVLAALINIVILWVIVFATIVLFYRVTRKAALFMIPYLVWVTILIAQTSHYHYMNPEL; this is encoded by the exons ATGGAAGAGAAAAGAGCCGATAATGTCTGGATTTTCCTTGCCGCTATTGTGGTGCCGAACCTTGGTGGTTGGGTCGGCTTTTCCTTCTGGACGGAAAATGAACAGTTTGAG AATCGCATCGGTCATCCATCATGGAGGTTTCCAAATTGGATATTCCCCATAGTTTGGACGGTAATGTACACGCTGATGGGAATTGCGTCTTATTACGTGTGGAAGGAAGGACAGGATAGGAAAAAGCTCTGGATACCTTTCGCAGCGTACACTTGTCAACTGATCGTCAACTGGTTTTGGACCCCGCTCTTTTTTATCTGGGTTTTAGTACTTGCA gCCCTGATCAATATCGTTATCCTGTGGGTCATAGTCTTCGCTACGATCGTTCTATTCTACAGGGTAACAAGGAAGGCAGCGCTTTTCATGATACCTTATCTCGTTTGGGTCACGATTCTCATAGCGCAAACTTCGCACTACCATTACATGAACCCGGAACTATGA